Proteins from a single region of Coraliomargarita sinensis:
- a CDS encoding type II toxin-antitoxin system HicB family antitoxin, which yields MKIKAIIHEAEEGGFWAEVPALPGCSTQGETLEELTENLKDAIALWLDV from the coding sequence ATGAAAATCAAAGCAATCATTCACGAGGCAGAAGAAGGCGGCTTCTGGGCTGAAGTTCCGGCGCTTCCTGGTTGCTCGACACAAGGTGAAACCTTGGAAGAGCTAACAGAGAACCTCAAAGATGCGATTGCCCTTTGGCTGGATGT